The Anaerolineae bacterium sequence TTCCTGAAACGCGCCGGTCAGTATCTGCATGCCGACCGGCATCCCGTCCGCCAGGCCGCACGGCACCACCATGCCGCAGATGCCGGCCAGCGACGGCGCCAGGGTGAAGATGTCGGTCAAATACATGCTCAGCGGGTCAGCGATCTTCTCCCCGATCTTAAAGGCGACCATCGGGGTGGTC is a genomic window containing:
- a CDS encoding Asp-tRNA(Asn)/Glu-tRNA(Gln) amidotransferase subunit GatA, translated to TTPMVAFKIGEKIADPLSMYLTDIFTLAPSLAGICGMVVPCGLADGMPVGMQILTGAFQEPTALRVAYAYEQATEWHKLRPPLDGKAEDKEVVRQ